The following coding sequences are from one Novipirellula caenicola window:
- a CDS encoding alkaline phosphatase family protein translates to MQSKWFVCLAFVLMSPVVVVAADTPKVLFLGIDGCRFDALRKANTPNLDRLIEQGIYADNTRIFHPRYTTADTISGPGWSSILTGVWADKHGVLDNQFKVSHYDKFPHFFARVKEQSPELKTASLICWAPIDQYIVANADKRFSFTEKDYGKRDDAATDEAVKQLADESLDVMFLYLGATDEAGHASGFHPANPQYVETIQAADARIGRVLTAIQARSSFENEDWLVVVTSDHGGKGTSHSNGHEVPEIYNSFLIVSGDAAQRGKFDSDTYIVDAPATALKHLGIDASEDWQLDGKPVGLKK, encoded by the coding sequence GTGCAAAGTAAATGGTTTGTCTGTCTGGCGTTTGTGTTAATGTCACCTGTGGTGGTCGTCGCCGCCGACACGCCCAAGGTTTTGTTCCTGGGAATCGATGGATGTCGTTTTGACGCGCTGCGAAAAGCGAATACGCCCAATCTCGATCGACTGATCGAACAAGGCATCTATGCGGACAACACACGCATCTTTCATCCTCGTTACACCACTGCGGACACCATTAGCGGCCCCGGTTGGAGCAGCATTTTGACAGGGGTCTGGGCGGACAAGCATGGGGTACTGGACAACCAATTCAAGGTATCGCACTACGACAAATTCCCCCACTTTTTTGCTCGCGTCAAAGAACAATCGCCCGAGCTAAAAACCGCTTCGTTAATCTGTTGGGCACCGATCGACCAATACATCGTCGCCAATGCGGACAAGCGATTCTCGTTCACCGAAAAGGACTACGGAAAACGCGACGATGCGGCAACCGACGAAGCGGTAAAACAACTCGCTGACGAGTCGCTCGATGTCATGTTTTTGTACTTGGGTGCCACCGATGAAGCGGGCCACGCTTCGGGATTTCATCCAGCAAACCCACAGTACGTGGAAACGATCCAAGCGGCGGACGCCAGGATTGGTCGCGTTCTCACCGCGATCCAGGCCCGTTCGTCTTTCGAGAACGAGGATTGGTTAGTCGTCGTCACCTCGGATCATGGGGGCAAAGGAACCAGCCATTCCAACGGCCACGAGGTCCCCGAAATCTACAACAGTTTCCTGATCGTCAGCGGCGATGCGGCACAGCGAGGCAAGTTCGATTCCGATACGTATATCGTCGATGCACCGGCAACGGCGCTGAAACACTTGGGGATCGATGCATCTGAGGACTGGCAACTCGACGGCAAACCGGTTGGATTGAAAAAATAG
- a CDS encoding redoxin domain-containing protein, whose translation MNLRYFAAIPLLCCLCITSQLWALEPSAGGDHDESSTTAGHSFHGEAFNEGPRQQAVLIPGIPKIDFPTSTKSERAQQFFEQGVAQLHGFWYLEAERSFRQAAKEDPEMAIAYWGMAMANVNNRERARGLIDEGVAKKDKGADQREKLYIDALNRYLPKFGEDAPKDDSDAKKKRAEKFIADLEKILHAYPDDIEAKAFLVLQIWLSDREGVKLTSRYAVNALLSEIFAVDPMHPAHHYRIHLWDSAQPKLALESAANCGPSMPGVAHMWHMPGHIYSKLHRYADAAWQQEASARVDHAHMTRARLMPDQIHNFAHNNEWLTRNLIHIGRVRDAIDQAQNLVSLPQHPKYNTLDKRGSYKYGRERLLQVLTQFALWDELIKESGGYYLPPTSDAAQQEEWLGWLAVAHFRTGDAARGAKTLRSLNRRRIALETKLLDLADAAAAAKEAETNKSEPQQSEEKSEADADESETQETPDQIKSHLKTLRTIIARAAAAAASHRREEAKFKEHAKHAKLEPLIEARWLADARDLKGALEIAKREYKKRTGEVRPLAILVDLLWRNEQKEEAIKQFQELRNVAADADIDTPLLSRLSHIAKAAGVQGDWRIPREPAADLGDRPPLDELGPFRWQTYEAPTWEAKLPDGSLTSAEEFSGRPRIVIFYLGFGCLHCMEQLHAMSPRVNEFRKAGIDIVAISTEDPETLKTGIDDFDKPIEIPLLADAQHHIFKSYRCWDDFENQPLHGTFLIDSRDRVRWQDIGYEPFMDVDFLLEESQRLLKLP comes from the coding sequence ATGAATCTGCGCTATTTTGCGGCAATTCCCCTGCTGTGTTGTCTGTGCATCACTTCTCAACTGTGGGCGTTGGAACCATCCGCTGGCGGCGACCACGACGAATCGTCTACCACCGCGGGGCATAGTTTTCACGGCGAAGCGTTCAACGAGGGGCCGCGTCAACAAGCCGTCTTGATTCCCGGAATCCCCAAGATCGACTTTCCGACGTCGACCAAATCCGAGCGTGCTCAGCAGTTCTTTGAGCAGGGCGTTGCGCAACTTCATGGATTCTGGTACCTCGAGGCCGAGCGTTCGTTTCGGCAAGCGGCCAAAGAGGATCCCGAGATGGCGATTGCTTACTGGGGCATGGCCATGGCCAACGTCAACAATCGCGAACGGGCACGCGGGTTGATCGACGAAGGCGTTGCCAAGAAGGACAAGGGAGCCGATCAACGCGAGAAACTTTATATCGATGCCCTCAATCGCTATCTGCCCAAATTTGGTGAGGACGCTCCGAAAGACGACAGCGACGCCAAGAAGAAACGAGCGGAAAAATTCATCGCCGATCTCGAAAAAATCCTGCATGCGTACCCCGATGACATCGAAGCCAAAGCGTTTCTAGTTCTGCAAATCTGGCTTAGCGACCGCGAAGGAGTCAAATTGACCAGTCGCTATGCGGTCAACGCACTTTTGAGTGAAATCTTTGCGGTCGATCCCATGCATCCCGCCCACCACTATCGCATCCACCTGTGGGATTCGGCGCAGCCCAAGTTGGCACTGGAATCGGCTGCGAATTGCGGTCCCTCGATGCCCGGGGTTGCCCACATGTGGCACATGCCGGGTCATATCTACTCGAAACTTCACCGCTATGCCGATGCAGCATGGCAACAGGAAGCGTCGGCGCGAGTTGACCACGCGCATATGACGCGGGCTCGTTTGATGCCCGACCAAATCCACAACTTTGCTCATAACAATGAATGGCTCACACGCAACCTGATTCACATCGGACGGGTTCGCGATGCGATTGACCAAGCCCAAAATCTGGTCTCGCTACCCCAGCACCCCAAATACAACACCCTCGATAAACGAGGCAGCTACAAATACGGTCGCGAACGCTTGCTACAAGTGCTGACGCAGTTCGCATTGTGGGACGAATTGATCAAAGAATCCGGCGGCTACTACTTGCCCCCGACCTCGGATGCGGCGCAACAAGAAGAATGGCTCGGTTGGTTGGCCGTTGCCCATTTCCGCACCGGTGACGCGGCTCGCGGTGCCAAAACCCTGCGGTCGCTCAATCGCCGCCGAATCGCGTTGGAAACAAAACTGCTGGATTTGGCTGACGCCGCGGCTGCCGCAAAGGAGGCCGAAACAAACAAATCCGAGCCACAACAATCGGAAGAGAAGTCCGAAGCGGACGCCGACGAATCGGAAACGCAAGAGACCCCCGATCAGATCAAGTCGCACCTAAAAACGCTCCGCACCATCATTGCTCGCGCTGCGGCGGCCGCCGCATCCCATCGCCGCGAGGAGGCAAAATTCAAAGAGCACGCCAAACACGCCAAGCTCGAACCGCTGATCGAAGCACGCTGGTTGGCCGATGCACGCGATTTGAAGGGGGCGTTGGAAATCGCCAAACGTGAATACAAAAAGCGGACCGGCGAGGTGCGGCCGCTGGCGATTCTGGTCGATCTGTTATGGCGAAACGAGCAGAAAGAGGAAGCGATCAAGCAATTCCAAGAACTGCGAAACGTGGCTGCAGACGCCGACATCGACACACCGCTGTTGTCGCGATTGAGCCACATCGCCAAAGCAGCCGGTGTCCAAGGCGATTGGCGAATCCCACGCGAACCGGCGGCGGATTTGGGCGATCGACCCCCGCTGGATGAACTAGGCCCATTCCGCTGGCAAACCTACGAGGCGCCGACGTGGGAAGCCAAACTGCCCGATGGATCGCTGACAAGCGCCGAAGAGTTCAGTGGACGGCCTCGCATCGTCATCTTCTATCTCGGCTTTGGCTGCCTGCACTGCATGGAACAGCTGCATGCGATGTCACCTCGAGTGAATGAGTTTCGCAAGGCAGGAATTGACATCGTCGCAATCAGCACCGAAGATCCCGAGACACTAAAGACTGGGATCGACGATTTCGACAAACCGATCGAGATCCCGTTGCTCGCCGACGCCCAGCATCACATTTTCAAGTCGTACCGCTGTTGGGACGATTTCGAGAACCAACCGCTACATGGCACCTTCCTGATCGATTCACGAGACCGGGTACGTTGGCAAGACATTGGT